The DNA region acattacattGACTATTACAGCCTACCAAACATGtccttaatttactaatttattAGAGTAGACACTTGGCTCAACTTTGGCttataagtttaaaattaatattgtttgtTCTATGTAGTTTTGTACACtattaaatttctaaaaagaaGATTGCCCCGTGCACATATTTTGATTTCACTCCACCATTGGTAGAAATTCCAAACAAAGATATAAACCTTGATACATATGAAGCAGTAGCTCAATTCATGATATATGCATGGACCATGTGGCCTAACAATTAAAAAGTCATTATTCAtttctttataataataataataaaaaattattttgttcttttttctcaaataatatatatgtgtgtgtgtgtattataagaTAATGATAAAACCATACAACCTTTAACTAATATATATTGTACAACTATCAAAATATTCATTTCCACCTTCAAAAAACGCACACGTCCAAATACAgaaagtaattaaaattttaaaactttccTTGCAGCATCCTTTGAGTGGCAAAAAACAATAGAAATTCACAAGGAAATGTCTTAATGACCTAGTCCAATCAATAATGTCAACATAACATTAAATGAGAGCTTAATATATTGAATTCAAGCGTTTTCCACTTAAATATGTGTGACTAATAGAGCCTTAAATTTCAACgtattattgaaaattattttatatatatatatatatgtgtgtgtgtgtgtgtgtgtgtgtgcgcgcgcgcgcacatCTTATGATACCTTAGTCTCACACAACATGCATTCATTAtgtaacttaaaagtaaaatatttatttatttttattaattatttttagtaaattaataaaataattgtttacaTATGAATTTTAATAGTTggagtaaaatttaaaattttaaaacttagttCATAaagttttatcaaaattaaattattgttacaTCTTATCCCTTAGTCAAGAGTCTTATATATTAAtatcctaataaaatattaatttaataagatgcaacttaaggaaaaaaaaaaaaaagagttgtgtAGGATTtatgtttagaaaattttgatgatagatttttagttttatttaaatcaaatagTTGTTAAATGTTGTCCCTTAATTTTCAGAAATATATCACGACGAATggaaaaatgatatgtccacaatatttttacaacaaattttaagtagcaggttgttattattggggcaaaaaagtaatcttagtgttatattcaaatttgaaccaataaccactaaccacctatgatttgttgtgaaaatgttgtgaatgtagcatctctcaaatgaataatatataattaatttactaattagttgttcttaaaatgttaataataaacttttagttaGAGTAGAagtcaaaaagttatttttttataaagaaaaaaaaatgtaggttATTGTGAGAtttatgtttagaattttttatagtaaaattttagcttgaatagaatttaatttgttgaaatatttaattttagaaaattttgataatttagacttttagtttgaatataatttaaatttgttgaaatttaataGCCTGTTTGGATCGAGGAGGGAAGGAGGGAGAGTGGAgagaagtagagtagagtagactaaaaataagataattttgtgctaaatctactctactccccctccctctCCCTCAATCCCAACGGACAATAAATGTATAAAactaatttactaattagtttttcttaaaattttgataataaacttttagttgaagtagaagtcaaaacatgagtttttttttttatttttttttgagaaagaaaacatAAGTTGTTGTTTGAGATATTTAAGTTGAGTCTGAATTTGGTAAGGATGGGGTGCAAAACCCATGTTTTACACCATTTAATAAAAGATTATCATATCagtattttacataaaattcaatacatcctaccacatctaataacatctcaataaactcctaatttggttggatttatatatggatattagaattgattgggtGTGGTTGTgattattcttaaatatgtaataaaatgatgtggcatgttgAGATTGGAGGGGTAAGATAAGAGTTTTACACCACGcccttacaaaatttaatctcatttaagtttaaatttttttgtaatagacttttagtttgaatagaatttaaatttttaaaattttaaataataaatttttacctaaattaaatagttgttaaatattatccctaaatttgaggaaatatatcctaacaaataatataacattaatttactaagagaaatgatatgtccacaatatttttacaacaaatcctaagtggcaagttgttactggttgttattgttaatttgttagAGTAGACACTTGGCGCAACTTTGGCTTATAAGTTTAAAATTAGTATTGTTTGTTCTATGTAGTTTTGTACACtattaaatttctaaaaagaaTGTTTTGTGCACATATTTTGATTTCGCTTCACGATCGGTAGAAATTCTGAACAAAGATACAGACCTTGATACATATGAAGTAGTCGCTCAATTCATGATAAATGCATGGACCATATggcataataaataaaaactcactattcattttttataataataatttaacttgttattgtttttcaaatttaaaaaaaaatatatatatatatatatatatatatatatatatatattataagatTACGGTAAAACCGTGCAACCTTTAACTAGTACATATCGTACAACtatcaaaatattcaaattcCACCctcaaaaaacacacacacccaaatacagaaagtaattaaaaatttaaaactttccTTACGGCATCCTTTGAGTGGCAAAAAACAATAGAAATTCAcaagaaaatttctttaatgACCTAGTCCAATTTATAATTTCAACATCAAATAAAATGAGAGCTTCAATATTCAACTCTACGATTCCTATCCACATGACTAAAATTTTTCCAGTCGCTTTCATGACCCTATAGTATTAAACACGCAACCAACTCAACCACTCCTTCATCCTCTACAACCCAGAGATTTTTAGAAactaaactctctctctctctctctagaccatcttcttcttattctcttAAAACTCATAGTCTTGTCTGTCCTTTTTCAGAGCCAAAGCTTTTTCGAAGATACAAAATGAAACAGAAAGAAGATCAGCAAGTACTACAGCACCGACAAAAAAGACTTGTACTCGTAGCCTTGAAACTCGCAAAACCCATCGCCTACTTTCTCCTCCTCTTGCTATCGTACACCTTGGGTTACCTATCATCCTCGAATTCCTCGCCTTATAAGAATGCCACGTCACTCCCCCCGACAACAACCTCGACTCCAACTCCGACCGCGCCTACAATCCAAGACCTCGCGAACTTGCCTTCTCAACTCGACCACTTCCGAGTCAGCACTCACTGTTCCAACCCGCTCCCCTCCGAACTCGTCCGACAAACGATCCTCGACCGCATCTACAACGCCACGTCACCCTTCGACAACTTCCCGCCGGTCCACGTCAGCTCCCTCCTCCGACCCCAGAGGCTCAAAGGGTGGGGCTCAAACGGCGCCGTTTTCGAGCACCTCATTCAGAGAGTGAAGCCCAAGACCATCATCGAAGTCGGCACTTTCCTAGGCGCGTCGGCGGTTCACATGGCCGGGCTGACCCGCCAACTCGGTCTCCAAACCCAGATCCTCTGCGTCGACGATTTTCGCGGCTGGCCCGGGTTTCGGGACCGGTTCAAAGACATTAAGATGGTGAACGGCGACGTTTTGCTCATGTACCAGTTCATGCAGAACTTGGTATCCGTAAACGCCACGGACTCGGTTTTGCCCGTACCGTTCTCGACCGGGTCGGCTCTCGACTTGTTTTGTGAGTGGGGCGTGTACGCTGATTTGATCGAGGTGGATGCGGGTCATGATTTTTTTTCGGCCTGGTCCGATATCAATCGGGCGTACCGGCTTTTAAGACCCGGTGGAGTGATTTTTGGGCACGATTATTTTACTGCAGCTGATGATCGAGGTGTTAGGAGGGCTGTGACTCTGTTTGCTCGAATTCATGGCTTCAAAATTAAAATCGATGGTCAACATTGGGTTATCGATTCAACTTAAATCACCTTAATTAATTAGCTTGTgggaatttttgttttgtataacAAAGATATACAAGAATTCACTCAAAATGCTAGACGTCGATGTTCAGCTATattaaacgttttttttttcccttattttatGATATCTTTTTTGGGTGATCATGTGAAAAATTGAGGGGATATACGTACACAACTTGTAATCAGATTTAAACCgtaaataaaaatgtagaaCGCCATCAAGTCAAATGTTCGGTTGATGTTTATAATGAATTGTACGTTTACGAAGTTTCATGCAATGTTCTTCTATTGTATAAAGTTTTTCTTGGTAgatttttggtgggttttagttagtttaactggtaaaattttttatagttgtATAGAAGATCTGATATTTAATTTCCGTCtacactaaaaattgaaaaaaaaaaaatttaattctattATGGTATGTTGCAGTTAGGTAAAAATTCAACTAATTAAGAAATGTTAATTCTTGATTACAGGTAATTTAGTTATTGGTTTAACAAAATTCTGGAGTACACTATCCTATCTTATTCTGTAATTTTAGTTACAGTTTATGTGAAATTGTGAATATCtcaaattgtgtaaaataattaaaggtGTTTAATATTAGTGTATTTTCCTTATTACACTAAATTATCTTATAGTACACTATACTATCTTATACACTGTTGTCTGTTTAATACATAAATACTTTTAGATGAGAAATTTCAGTTTTCGCAAGAACGACTAATATTAATGTGACATTTGaactaaagtttttatttatttatttattaaattcctTCTGAATACCAACTACATAGAGTTAAATttagaacacaaaaaaaaaaaaatttattttcatccaAAACAAATGTTTTTCAATGTTCAAGATTCcaatccaaaataataataataataaaatccatgttcaagatttgttttatttataacttatcaataatatttaaattattaatttcatgtgttaactaaataagtttgtctaagattattttaaatagttaaaatttATGGTTATATATAATACTGTGTGTTATTGTGGGTTGTAATGCCATGTACTATAGTGGATTTAAAGTTATCATATTTACCCTATTCCATTTCTAGTATATACCTTCAAAGTGTTTCTTTTAAcatacaaataataaaatatgtagTAGCTAGTTTATACTTAATTAAGAATTAAGGtgtaaaattaaaagacaaaatcACATTAATcctctatgtttttttttttctctctaatcttttctttatttcttattaaattttttatattttagcatTAAATATAGGGATGAAATCAGAATTTATTATTTGGAGTGACAAAAttatgaaccaaaaaaattatggagATCAGGAACAAATATAAAAGTTATAACTAAATTTATATAGGAAAAATAATACCAGTATcttgccaaaaaaatatttgtttactataaataaataataataaaaactaattgtTTCTTAGTATATTTCAAATTAactatctataaaaaaaaaaaaaatttaaactcaatGTCATTTTAAATCCTAAAAAACATTTATGACTGATTATGTGCTAAATTTCGTAGTAATTCGCTGTTAATGTACAAAATGAAAGAATCATCTTTGGTTTTGTTGCAAACTTAATTTAGATAATATTCATAGGTGAAAATTATCATTCCATAGTTGCTAAAGAATCTAGAAGAATAAACACAACTCTATAAACAAGTTGGTAGATTGTTGATCTTCTATTACTTGACAATCATTAGCACAATTTAGAAATAAATGATGGTGAGTATAAAACACATGTGTGCTTCTGATCTAATACCATatctatcaaaattttaaaggtaaaaatgaaatgtattgataaaataaaagaaaacacacaTCCGCATATCCAAGAAGAAAGAACtacttcaaaacaaaaatgaaaaataacctTACCTGAAGGCCCCTTGgtttgccttaatttttttcctcattaggaaaatactattttgtttactaaaatatataagttgtaattatatatatatatatatatatatatatatatatatatatatatatattttgtgtgaCCTCATTGAGCCAATTGAATTACTGGGAGAAAAAATTTAAGAGGTCACggtttaaaaatttatataaatatacatgataaaaataaaataaaatttgtggatGTTAGGGCTAGGGGTGCCATTGCCCAATTTCCATAAGTGAGAGACGTTGgcacattgtaattttatatatatatatatatatatatatatatatatatatatatttttttttttttttttttttttgggtgtgacCTCATTGAACCAATTGAATTACTGGTAGAAAAAATTTAAGAGGTCacaatttaaacatttatataaatatacatgataaaaataaaataaaatttgtggatGTTAGGGCtagggattcagatcctctagagttcctagggtactctaccaagtagagttcattaaatcctaaccactctttaatgatttaatggtctagattttgccatgtcagcatttcattaacaatcatcttaattgttttgtttacaacatttttttattatttcaagaatattattaatgaaatgctgacatggcagaatctaaactattaaatcattaaagagtggttaggatttaatgaactctactggtagagtaccctaagaactctagaggatctgaatgtTAGGGCTAGGGGTGCCATGGCCCAATGTCCAGAAGTGAGAGACATTGGCACATTGCATTAATTAAATATCTAAGAGGTTGGTTGCACAAATTGGGAGTGAACATTACACATAGGTCAGACTCGAGAGGGACTTTTTCCATTTAAAACTTTTAGGTCACAATTAGATCTTGATAAAATTGACCATGAATTCAATAGGCTGGGCCGGTGGAATGGTCGGATCAAGTTTCACGGGTTCATGCCCATCCTAGTTATGGAACATTACATGTAACATTATGGCTAGTTTATGatagaaaaatgtaatttaccaaaaataattACGATTACACACGAAATTTTGATGATCGACTTTGACTAAGGAGTCCCCATTAGTAGGAGAATTCAATTAGAAAAGTTTAAGGGTTGTTCAGAtctattatttgattttgactGGTAAGTAATGGAATTTGTAACAGATTAGTGACAGATTACTTGAAACATCTCATGTTTGAAGCTTCCTTTTGTTACATATGGTTGTTGCACCCTTTGTGATTATTTGCTGggctaaagaaaaaattaataatcttACTAACTTTTACTGTGCGATTGTTTTTTTGCAATTGGATATCCTGTTGTCAATTCATTAAAATACATGTTGGAAATGCTGGTTTAAGGTCTTATTCAAGGAACCAATTGCatgtacttaattttttttttttttttttaaacgtgaGAAAGCTGTGGTTTTCAATGTACCGATGTCATCCTTTTAACTGCCCGATTTTTCGgaagaattaaatttattgtatatttttttgtaatttttatttttattattttttgagaaggagaTGGGGGAGGTGGGTTATAAGGAAGATATAGGAGAGAATAAGTCCATTGGCAAATTCAATGTTTTTTTGCTTGATGTCATTGTCTGTCTTCataaataagaaagcaaaattTGATAAGTacatattaaaattattcaaggaaaaaaatattatgcctGAATTAATCATTCATTTTATTCTATAGGTTGCGTTTGTTATTTTCTTAGACACCGGCCACTAGCGTTTTTTCCAATTACTAAATTCTATCCATATCTACaacggaaaaaaaaagaaaagaaaaaaaaaagtaagagcaCTCGAATTGGTCTCATTCAAATGGTTGGTGTGGTgtacttgggaaaaaaaaaatctgtgatGAACTGATGATTTCACCTATTTAGTATTTACTCAATTAATCATATttaaatggaaagaaaatttgatgaggATGTAATGAAAGCGAATGATATACATACAATGGTTTAATAATAAGAGCACACTGATTATATTCTTCATCAACTAAacaagttttcaattttttaaatttataattctgTTTTGTCTATAGCTTCTAATATTGTTGATACGCCAAGTTGACTACAAGACAGCAACTCGGGGATAGAATGATTGATAATTGACATATAATTGAATTAAATGCCTTCTAAATATgtcatttctttcttcttctacttcttaaTTTGTTTGGTAAAATGTTTTTGAGAGCAAGGTTTAACTGCTGCACTTCAGTCCTCACTCCACAGCAAGATTTCTCTAATCTTGGGCTCATATTGTTGATGAGATACAGCCCACTGTGTATTTAATTCGAGAGAAATTTCGGGGATAAAACTTTGTAGCACAACTATAATTGTAACAATTTTGAAGTGCTTGATTGTGAATAATGGAGAAAAAACATTGGATGCATGTGAAAATAATTGTTCACCACTCATAATTGACAATTTCAGTAAACTGTGACAAAAAATTGATGCTTAAAAAAAGAATTGCACAAGTTGATGTTCTAAATCTACAACTTTTTGCCACAATTTGCTAAAATGGTTGATGGTGAGTAATAGACAGTTATTTTCAAATGGATCTACTACTTTTTCTCAATCACTCATAGTTAGATTACTTCAAAGTTGTGAGCCTCGTGACAATAGTTGTGGTACAAAATTGTATACCTAGACTTCCCCTTGAATAAAACACACATTGGGCTCTTATCTCATCAAGGGTGTGCCCAAGAATAGAGAAATATTGTTGTGGATTGAAATGTAGCAGTTAATACCTTGTTGTCCGAGAAAAAATCTTTATagaccaaattgaaaaattagataAACTTTTAGAACTAAATCTGCTAATGACCTTTTAGGTCAAATGATATTTCATGGCATTTTTAACAAGACTTAAATATTTAAATCACtcgccacttaaaatttatatttatataaaattagtaGTCATTAGTTACTCTTGAAATATGGTAATATTGTGTTCTCTTCTCTCAAATTCATAGTGATCTATTCTAGGGAACATCATATCATTGTACTTTGATAGTATTTAATCATTAATCTAAAGACCGTTActaattagggttttgttatATAAAGAATAAAGGCCTACCTGGTTCTCTCAGATTCCTGGTAATCCATCCTAAGAAACACCATGTAATTGTACAATGAGAGTACCTAATCATCAACCTAAAGATAGTTACTAACTGGGTTTTGTTATATAAAGAATAAGGGCCTACCGGGTATGCCATACAAGATCCAAAACATCCCAATTTCGCAACTTGTAGCAAGTAGCAACACTCTTGGAGTCCAGGACAATGGcccatttagatttttttattaagatcCAAGTGACCCAATTGTCCTGGCCCACAAGTCTCAAATCCACCCCAACGGACTGACCCAAGTCCGAATGCATGATTTCCTAAGCccaacactaaaaaaaaaaaaaaaggaagaaagccaGAAAAGGAAAGAGGGTAAGGAAATTgaaaacgagagagagagagagagagagagagagaagcatgTTAACTAACTGTAGAGAGACTATTTAAATTAAGCTGTGAGAGCACGTAAGTTATAAGATAGTCTGATATTAAAAGCTTAACAGGGAGGTCGAGTAATTTTTAAGGAAGGGAAAGTCACTATTCCTTGTTTTTATGAGGGAAAGAAACGTGAACTGGAGAGAAAGAAtctttgccattatatattcCACTTCTAAATTCTTAAGTTCTGTGTATGTTTGGTAATTATTTTGTTCAgcaattttctgtttttaaaaatagttttctattttctaacacagaaaaaaaaaaaaaaacctcttttgtTTAACCTAAAAgtagaaaacaaattttgttttcaaagtCTCAAAACACAAAGGAAAATGAAGACATGTTTATACCTGTTTTCGATTTTCAATTCTTAAAAGCCCAATGGAAACACGTCGAAAATAACTGTCACCAAAGAAGGGGCAGTTTCTCTGCACTCCACAATAACATGGGGCTGTGTGTTTGCAAATGCCACGTGCTGGTAGCATATGCTAAAATAAGTGTACTAACCTCCCCTGTAAACGTAATCTGGTCCAAACACGAGAGAGGTTTGGGCCTAGTGTTTAATGGCAGTAGAATTGTTGGATTGTAACATGTGTTCATTTTTGGACACATGTCATCATCCAACTGGATCCAGTATAACAAAAGCACTGAACCTAATTTGGATCCAAAGATAAGAGAGATTTGGGTTCAGTGTCCAGTGGTATTGGACCCTTTAGAATTGTGACATATGTCCATTTTTGAAGATGCGTCACCATCTGACCGGGTCCGATATATATTTCAAGGAAAGGAAACTCGGctttttaatggaatttttcATGCAATATCATTGTATCAAACAGAATATATTTATAGTATATCAAACAGAGGatacatattttaatttattagagGACTGTTTAGGGATAAAGCCATTGTATAGGagttatgctttttttttttttagataatttcaatctatggcgtccgctcctaataataactatttataatcaaatcaagatacCAATCGGTTTTTGATGTAAGTGGGAATTGAATCTcatatttcttattcaaccatcagagactttaccaattgagctaataGGAACCCACTAGTTATGCACATGAGTGTGCCTAGTTCAACTCAATACATTCTGAGACTTAAAAAGACAATAAATTtaagtggttttttttaatatataaatattatttatctaacttttatattttttataactcGTTTTTCTCACTTTTCAAGATATAAAAGAATTACTAAtgtagtttttgtatttaagttttatcaATATCTCTTTTAAAACTTGCTAGGAAAATTGactttcaataatttttcagcaaattcataacattttttttttgtaaccaTTTAGGGTTCTAATTGTATTGAATTTCTATTCGCTCAATATTTTGAGGGTTTCTTTGAAGATAGGGAAAGAAtgcaaaattcacattttttttttcttaaaaaaatagttatctTTCTAGCATtttgggatttattttgtagaattttgaggcattttctttaattaattcaGTGGGGACCTTGAAacctttaataaaaatttggtaCAAATGGGAACCTAAGGCCTTAGCCTTGAGAAAACTAGAGTAGGTCTCCTGTTGTTACTAAATATCAGTCTCAAATAGAGGATctatattttaaattctttgaGGATTGTTTTGGTGATAAAGTTGTTGCATGTGAGTTATGCATATGAGTGGGCTTCACACTTATTCTTATCTAAAATCTTGGAATGAGAAAAGATCTTATGTAGGAcctaaaaaaatctcaattaaAATCCTGATTTGGATTCTAGgattttgtataatttcaaaatattttatttctgattttatcaattaaaaaaatatagattgtTAACTATTTTTCGATTTAGATCCACACGTATAAAAGGATTTAAAGATGAAAATTAGACAAACGCTTTGAATGTATTAAAagcttaaattaaaaattaaggaTTACAGCTTTTGGGGGGAATGCGAAgggtttctttcttctttcatggattgttttttttttttttgagagagattcatggattattatttaaatattagacGCTCATTAGAAAAATATAGAATGTGttatatttattagttttaagtatttttagaatattaatcttaagtttagaaaatataataatctAACATCATATATTgctatattattattagttattttaataaaatgtaaagttgtatgattttttatttaatcctACAATATTATTAGAACACCTAATTAATCCTCTAGGTGAGTGTAGTTTGCACACCAAttgataggtttttttttttgtggtcaaCCATGGATAATGCATTAAAACTAGGAATTAACTAATTTGTTACGGTACATATCAGCTTTATCATAAACTATGATTCTTTCCACCACAAACGGTGGATTCAcagaaaagcaaaagaagataAACAATTTGCTCCCAACTTCGCCAATGCATCAATGCATTGGTTGGCTTCTCGATAAACATGGATTATCTACTTATTGGATATCACTCTCAATAGGTTCTCAGATTAAAGCATGAATTTCCTGCTTTGTTATTGTCAGGACATCCACTTGGACTAAATAATTGATAGGTTACAATaggttattacttattagtggcctgaaaaaaagaaaaaactaatattaTATAGAATATACTAtaagggttttgttttttgctaaatatatataatattagttGGTAGGTTAGAATTACCTTAGATGTATTAATCAAACAGCTAACAATCCTCAGTTAACCTTGTAGCTGACATGACTTGTCTTCGTATGTTTCCCCTGGGCCCAGGTTTTATGTCTCAACTCTCAACCAGCACGCA from Castanea sativa cultivar Marrone di Chiusa Pesio chromosome 6, ASM4071231v1 includes:
- the LOC142638970 gene encoding uncharacterized protein LOC142638970, producing the protein MKQKEDQQVLQHRQKRLVLVALKLAKPIAYFLLLLLSYTLGYLSSSNSSPYKNATSLPPTTTSTPTPTAPTIQDLANLPSQLDHFRVSTHCSNPLPSELVRQTILDRIYNATSPFDNFPPVHVSSLLRPQRLKGWGSNGAVFEHLIQRVKPKTIIEVGTFLGASAVHMAGLTRQLGLQTQILCVDDFRGWPGFRDRFKDIKMVNGDVLLMYQFMQNLVSVNATDSVLPVPFSTGSALDLFCEWGVYADLIEVDAGHDFFSAWSDINRAYRLLRPGGVIFGHDYFTAADDRGVRRAVTLFARIHGFKIKIDGQHWVIDST